The following are encoded in a window of Arthrobacter woluwensis genomic DNA:
- a CDS encoding alpha/beta fold hydrolase: MTPVADHREGAVHEFRGVRTADHFFTVPLRPAELEGETLEVFAREYGPSGLKDEQRDGLPWLLFFQGGPGFPGNRWTALSGWAKAATEHFRVLMLDQRGTGLSSPVEASTLAARGDAAAQAEYLTHFRHDSIVADAEAIRGALGVERWSIFGQSFGGWCSLAYLSLAPAALREVLITGGLAPLQGSPDRVYRATYSRMEARNREYFGWYPEDRALVNRIAAHLREVPEFLPRGDRLTVERFQMLGMYLGGNTRVDSLHYLLEKAFIQTPEGERLSQWFLAQLPAYLDFAPNPLYAVIHESIYAQEAATDWSSWRVLQEFPQFSPEAEDVLLTGEMIQPWLFEQDPTLRPLTDVAELLAAKQDWPRVFDLDVLATNTVPVAAAVYADDVFVDRDLSLETASSVRGLQTWVTPDFHHDGIADDGEAIFRRLLAMARGGDFPEA, encoded by the coding sequence ATGACACCCGTCGCCGATCACCGTGAAGGGGCTGTCCACGAATTCCGCGGTGTCCGCACGGCGGACCACTTCTTCACCGTGCCGCTGCGGCCGGCCGAGCTCGAGGGCGAGACCCTGGAGGTCTTCGCCCGCGAGTACGGTCCGTCCGGTCTGAAGGATGAGCAGCGGGACGGCCTTCCCTGGCTGCTCTTCTTCCAGGGTGGTCCCGGCTTCCCGGGCAACCGCTGGACGGCCCTGAGCGGCTGGGCGAAGGCGGCCACCGAGCACTTCCGCGTCCTCATGCTGGACCAGCGCGGCACAGGCCTCTCCTCTCCGGTGGAGGCGTCAACGCTCGCCGCCCGCGGTGATGCGGCGGCTCAGGCGGAGTACCTGACCCATTTCCGCCATGACTCCATCGTGGCGGACGCCGAGGCGATCCGTGGGGCGCTCGGCGTCGAGCGCTGGAGCATCTTCGGCCAGAGCTTCGGCGGCTGGTGCTCCCTGGCGTACCTCTCGCTCGCTCCGGCGGCGCTCCGCGAGGTGCTCATCACCGGCGGCCTCGCACCGCTGCAGGGTTCACCGGACCGGGTCTACCGCGCGACCTACTCCCGGATGGAGGCCCGGAACCGTGAGTACTTCGGCTGGTACCCCGAGGACCGCGCCCTGGTGAACAGGATCGCCGCGCATCTCCGCGAGGTCCCGGAGTTCCTGCCTCGCGGTGACCGGCTCACCGTGGAGCGCTTCCAGATGCTCGGCATGTACCTGGGCGGCAACACCCGGGTCGATTCCCTGCACTACCTCCTGGAGAAGGCCTTCATTCAGACCCCCGAGGGGGAACGGCTCTCCCAGTGGTTCCTGGCCCAGCTGCCGGCCTACCTGGACTTCGCCCCGAACCCGCTGTACGCAGTGATCCACGAGTCGATCTACGCGCAGGAGGCGGCGACGGACTGGTCCTCCTGGCGGGTGCTGCAGGAGTTCCCGCAGTTCTCCCCCGAGGCTGAGGACGTCCTGCTCACGGGCGAGATGATCCAGCCGTGGCTGTTCGAGCAGGATCCGACCCTGCGGCCCCTGACCGATGTCGCGGAGCTCCTGGCCGCCAAACAGGACTGGCCGCGCGTCTTCGATCTGGACGTGCTCGCCACCAACACGGTCCCCGTGGCGGCTGCCGTCTACGCGGATGACGTCTTCGTGGACCGGGACCTCTCCCTCGAAACCGCCTCGTCAGTCCGCGGGCTGCAGACCTGGGTCACCCCGGACTTCCACCATGACGGGATCGCCGACGACGGCGAGGCCATCTTCCGCCGCCTCCTCGCCATGGCGCGGGGCGGGGACTTCCCGGAAGCCTGA
- a CDS encoding S8 family peptidase: MRLHTFRRPLRPVACAVASLGLVLLGSGVSAQASVTEASTPVPVNPPDGTVMSYVVNAGQANPGQTRKVEQAVTAAGGVVVQSWPEIGVVIAQSDRSAFRDRVKAAGKNAVQSVGATRTAEVTDKVTGPQVPWGPGASGWNKGKNKPVNGDEPTTLVPAGPADAMESQQWDMTQIKADQANKVTDGSRKVLVGVLDSGIDPTHPDLAANISVPDSVNCTAGGRPDQTPGGWYPTTSDHGTHVAGTIAAARNGVGIVGVAPNVRLAAVKVVSDAGFIYPEYAICGFMWAAQRGMDVTNNSYYIDPFEFWCDDQPDQAAVRESVARAVNWSVKRGVVSSAAAGNSSVDFTLNTQDDGSPNDAPAPTPRTINQGCKDIPSQLPGVVTVSSIMKTGQLSYFSNRGLGEIDVAAPGSSILSTIPKGKYGLKSGTSMASPHVAGVLALMKSAHPELTPAQMVAKLRADATPTPCSAPQANIGPACTGTTELNSYYGYGIVNALKAVQ; this comes from the coding sequence ATGAGGTTGCACACTTTCCGCCGACCGTTGCGTCCCGTCGCCTGCGCCGTCGCGTCGCTCGGCCTGGTTCTGCTCGGCTCCGGGGTCTCCGCCCAGGCCTCCGTGACCGAAGCGTCCACACCCGTCCCGGTGAACCCGCCGGACGGAACCGTCATGAGCTACGTGGTCAACGCGGGGCAGGCCAACCCCGGGCAGACCCGCAAGGTCGAGCAGGCCGTCACGGCCGCGGGTGGCGTCGTCGTCCAGAGCTGGCCCGAGATCGGCGTCGTGATCGCCCAGTCCGACCGTTCCGCCTTCCGCGACCGCGTCAAAGCGGCCGGCAAGAACGCCGTCCAGTCGGTCGGCGCGACCCGGACCGCCGAGGTGACCGACAAGGTCACCGGCCCGCAGGTGCCGTGGGGCCCGGGTGCCTCCGGGTGGAACAAGGGGAAGAACAAGCCCGTCAATGGCGACGAGCCCACCACCCTGGTCCCGGCAGGTCCGGCAGATGCCATGGAATCCCAGCAGTGGGACATGACCCAGATCAAGGCCGATCAGGCGAACAAGGTCACCGACGGCAGCCGCAAGGTGCTGGTGGGCGTGCTGGATTCCGGCATCGATCCCACGCATCCGGACCTCGCCGCCAACATCTCCGTCCCGGACTCGGTGAACTGCACCGCCGGCGGACGCCCCGATCAGACGCCCGGCGGCTGGTACCCGACCACGTCCGACCACGGGACCCACGTGGCCGGCACGATCGCGGCCGCCCGCAACGGCGTGGGCATCGTCGGCGTCGCCCCGAATGTGCGCCTGGCCGCCGTCAAGGTCGTCAGTGACGCCGGATTCATCTACCCCGAATACGCCATCTGCGGGTTCATGTGGGCCGCGCAGCGCGGCATGGATGTCACCAACAACAGCTACTACATCGACCCGTTCGAGTTCTGGTGTGACGACCAGCCCGATCAGGCCGCCGTCCGCGAGTCCGTGGCGCGTGCCGTGAACTGGTCCGTCAAGCGCGGTGTGGTGAGCTCGGCCGCGGCCGGCAACTCGAGCGTCGATTTCACCCTCAACACCCAGGATGACGGCAGCCCCAACGACGCCCCGGCGCCGACACCGCGCACCATCAACCAGGGCTGCAAGGACATCCCGTCCCAGCTGCCCGGCGTCGTGACGGTGTCGTCGATCATGAAGACCGGCCAGCTGTCGTACTTCTCCAACCGTGGGCTCGGCGAGATCGACGTCGCCGCCCCCGGTTCGAGCATCCTGTCCACCATCCCGAAGGGCAAGTACGGACTCAAGAGCGGCACTTCCATGGCCTCCCCGCACGTCGCCGGCGTGCTGGCGCTCATGAAGTCCGCTCATCCGGAGCTGACCCCGGCTCAGATGGTCGCGAAGCTCCGCGCCGATGCCACCCCGACGCCGTGCTCGGCGCCGCAGGCCAATATCGGCCCGGCCTGCACGGGCACCACGGAGCTGAACAGCTACTACGGTTACGGCATCGTGAACGCCCTGAAGGCGGTGCAGTGA
- the coaE gene encoding dephospho-CoA kinase, which translates to MLRIGLTGGIASGKSVVTARLAELGAVVVDADALAREVVEPGTPGLAAIRDAFGDGVIRPDGSLDRPALGAIVFADEGRRRTLNGIVHPLVRSAAAAIVAAAPADAVVVQDIPLLVETGQQHDFDLVVVVDAPDDVRVARMVELRGMSEDEARARIAAQAGREERNAAADVILENTGSLAELLEQVDALWENVARKVS; encoded by the coding sequence GTGCTGAGAATCGGGTTGACCGGCGGGATCGCCTCAGGGAAATCGGTCGTGACGGCGCGGCTCGCCGAGCTGGGGGCCGTGGTGGTCGACGCCGACGCGCTGGCCCGCGAGGTCGTGGAGCCGGGCACGCCGGGACTGGCCGCGATCCGGGACGCGTTCGGCGACGGCGTGATCCGGCCGGACGGCTCCCTCGACCGGCCGGCCCTCGGCGCGATCGTCTTCGCCGACGAGGGCAGGCGCCGGACGCTGAACGGCATCGTCCACCCCCTCGTCCGGAGTGCCGCGGCAGCCATCGTGGCAGCGGCGCCGGCGGACGCCGTCGTCGTGCAGGACATCCCTCTCCTGGTGGAGACCGGGCAGCAGCATGATTTCGATCTGGTCGTCGTGGTGGACGCTCCCGATGACGTCCGCGTGGCACGCATGGTCGAGCTCCGCGGCATGTCCGAGGACGAGGCGCGCGCCCGTATCGCCGCTCAGGCCGGACGGGAGGAACGCAACGCCGCCGCTGACGTCATCCTGGAGAACACGGGGAGTCTGGCGGAGCTGCTGGAACAGGTCGATGCGCTCTGGGAGAACGTGGCCCGTAAAGTGTCGTAG
- the uvrB gene encoding excinuclease ABC subunit UvrB, translating to MSLAQEINRVVAPFEVVSEYQPAGDQPTAIAELTERITNGEKDIVLLGATGTGKSATTAWLIEQVQRPTLVLVQNKTLAAQLANEFRELLPNNAVEYFVSYYDYYQPEAYVPQTDTFIEKDSSINEEVERLRHSATNALLTRRDVVVVATVSCIYGLGTPEEYIAGMVTLRKGMQINRDDLLRRFVAMQYARNDIDFHRGTFRVRGDTVEIIPMYEELALRIEFFGDEVENIYTLHPVTGEIVREENEMYVFPASHYVAGPERMSRAIKTIEDELASRLSTFEAQNKLVEAQRLRMRTTYDLEMMQQMGFCNGIENYSRHIDGREAGSAPHCLLDYFPDDFLLVIDESHVTVPQIGAMYEGDASRKRTLVEHGFRLPSAMDNRPLKWDEFLERVGQTVYLSATPGKYELGKSDGVVQQIIRPTGLVDPEIVVKPTKGQIDDLLGEIRTRVEKDERVLVTTLTKRMAEDLTEYLLSHGVKVQYLHSDVDTLRRVELLRELRLGTFDVLVGINLLREGLDLPEVSLVAILDADKEGFLRSSTSLIQTIGRAARNVSGQVHMYADRITDSMALAIEETNRRREIQVAYNKEHGVDPQPLRKKIADITDQLAREDADTQELLAGAKRNGKGSKAAAEKASATVRRDGLAAAPATELVGLIEQMTEQMHAAAAELQFELAARLRDEVGELKKELRQMQAAGHA from the coding sequence ATGAGCCTCGCCCAGGAGATCAACCGCGTCGTGGCGCCTTTCGAGGTCGTCAGTGAATACCAGCCCGCCGGGGACCAGCCCACCGCCATTGCGGAGCTGACGGAACGCATCACCAATGGTGAGAAGGACATCGTGCTGCTCGGCGCCACCGGCACCGGCAAGAGCGCGACCACCGCCTGGCTGATCGAACAGGTTCAGCGGCCCACGCTCGTCCTGGTGCAGAACAAGACGCTGGCCGCGCAGCTCGCCAACGAGTTCCGTGAACTGCTGCCGAACAACGCCGTCGAGTACTTCGTGTCGTACTACGACTACTACCAGCCCGAGGCCTACGTCCCGCAGACGGACACCTTCATCGAAAAGGACTCCTCCATCAACGAGGAGGTGGAGCGGCTCCGCCACTCCGCCACGAACGCGCTGCTGACTCGCCGCGACGTGGTCGTGGTGGCGACGGTGTCCTGCATCTACGGTCTGGGCACGCCGGAGGAGTACATCGCCGGCATGGTCACCCTGCGCAAGGGCATGCAGATCAACCGGGACGATCTGCTCCGGCGCTTCGTCGCCATGCAGTACGCCCGCAATGACATCGATTTCCATCGCGGAACCTTCCGGGTGCGCGGCGACACCGTCGAGATCATCCCCATGTATGAAGAGCTCGCCCTGCGGATCGAGTTCTTCGGCGATGAGGTGGAGAACATCTACACCCTGCATCCCGTGACCGGCGAGATCGTCCGCGAAGAGAACGAGATGTACGTCTTCCCGGCGTCGCACTACGTGGCAGGTCCGGAGCGGATGTCCCGCGCCATCAAGACGATCGAGGACGAGCTCGCCTCGCGGCTGTCCACCTTCGAAGCGCAGAACAAGCTCGTGGAGGCTCAGCGTCTGCGCATGCGCACCACGTACGACCTCGAGATGATGCAGCAGATGGGTTTCTGCAACGGCATCGAGAACTACTCCCGTCACATCGACGGCCGCGAGGCGGGTTCGGCCCCGCACTGTCTCCTGGACTACTTTCCGGACGACTTCTTGCTTGTGATCGATGAATCCCACGTCACGGTCCCGCAGATCGGCGCCATGTACGAAGGCGACGCGAGCCGGAAGCGGACTCTGGTGGAGCACGGCTTCCGTCTGCCGTCGGCGATGGACAACCGGCCTCTGAAGTGGGACGAGTTCCTGGAACGCGTCGGGCAGACCGTCTACCTCTCCGCCACCCCGGGCAAGTACGAACTCGGCAAGTCCGACGGCGTGGTGCAGCAGATCATCCGTCCGACCGGTCTGGTGGACCCCGAGATCGTGGTGAAGCCCACCAAGGGCCAGATCGACGATCTCCTGGGGGAGATCCGCACGCGCGTGGAGAAGGACGAGCGTGTCCTGGTGACCACGCTGACGAAGCGCATGGCCGAGGATCTCACCGAGTATCTGCTCAGCCACGGGGTGAAGGTCCAGTACCTCCACTCGGATGTGGACACGCTGCGCCGTGTGGAGCTGCTGCGGGAGCTGCGTCTGGGAACGTTCGACGTGCTCGTCGGCATCAACCTGCTCCGTGAGGGCCTCGACCTCCCCGAGGTCTCCCTGGTCGCGATCCTGGATGCGGACAAGGAAGGTTTCCTGCGCTCGTCGACGTCGCTCATCCAGACCATCGGCCGTGCGGCCCGTAACGTCTCGGGTCAGGTCCACATGTACGCGGACCGGATCACGGATTCGATGGCCCTGGCCATCGAGGAGACCAACCGGCGCCGTGAGATCCAGGTCGCGTACAACAAGGAGCACGGCGTCGACCCGCAGCCTCTGCGGAAGAAGATCGCGGACATCACGGATCAGCTGGCGCGTGAGGATGCGGACACCCAGGAGCTGCTGGCCGGCGCCAAGCGCAACGGCAAGGGTTCCAAGGCGGCCGCGGAGAAGGCGAGTGCCACGGTGCGGAGGGACGGCCTGGCGGCCGCGCCCGCCACCGAGCTGGTGGGCCTGATCGAGCAGATGACCGAGCAGATGCACGCGGCCGCGGCCGAGCTGCAGTTCGAGCTTGCTGCCCGGCTCCGTGACGAGGTGGGCGAGCTGAAGAAGGAACTGCGGCAGATGCAGGCGGCGGGTCACGCGTAG
- a CDS encoding IMPACT family protein — MVPEAEDSRATRYTTLAAGPDFRHELEIKRSRFITVLRRVEGEDGARALIAELRREFHDARHHCSAFILGPDRMTQRSSDDGEPSGTAGLPMLEALNRRETANGVADLSDVCAVVVRYFGGILLGAGGLVRAYSDSVSQAADRAPWVSRQRLRLADVPVGFADAGKLENEIRSAGLHVVGTEYGAGNAVLRVAFEDDAASLERVQRTVLSLSAGAYEAHPGGAEWVDLTG, encoded by the coding sequence CTGGTGCCTGAAGCCGAAGACAGCCGCGCGACGCGGTACACGACGCTCGCCGCCGGTCCGGACTTCCGCCATGAGCTCGAGATCAAGCGGTCGCGGTTCATCACGGTGCTCCGCCGCGTGGAGGGCGAGGACGGGGCCCGTGCGCTGATCGCCGAGCTCCGCCGTGAATTCCACGACGCGCGGCACCATTGCAGCGCCTTCATCCTCGGACCCGACCGCATGACGCAGCGCTCGAGTGACGACGGAGAACCGTCCGGCACGGCGGGCCTCCCGATGCTGGAGGCTCTGAACCGCCGGGAGACCGCGAACGGAGTGGCCGATCTGAGCGACGTCTGCGCCGTCGTCGTGCGGTACTTCGGCGGCATCCTGCTGGGCGCCGGCGGACTGGTGCGCGCCTACTCGGACTCCGTGTCCCAGGCCGCCGACCGCGCGCCGTGGGTGAGCCGTCAGCGCCTGCGCCTGGCGGACGTGCCGGTGGGCTTCGCCGACGCCGGCAAGCTCGAAAACGAGATCCGGTCCGCCGGCCTCCACGTCGTCGGCACGGAGTACGGAGCGGGGAACGCCGTCCTGAGGGTCGCCTTCGAGGATGACGCGGCCTCGCTGGAGCGCGTGCAGCGGACCGTCCTCTCCCTCAGTGCGGGCGCTTATGAAGCCCATCCCGGCGGCGCCGAATGGGTCGATCTAACGGGATGA
- a CDS encoding TerC family protein: MPELPLWFEVGSFVVLGIVLLVDLLMVLKRPHEPSMKEAGLWVGFYVTLALVFAGLMFAFTGAEYGSQFVAGWVTEYSLSIDNLFVFIIIMARFSVPRKYQQEALMVGIIIALVLRGIFILLGAVIIEQFSWVFYIFGAFLLWTAYNQAKDDSEDDEDGGDNRLVRWFSKILPMHNEFNGGKATVKINGKRLFTPMLLVFLTLGMTDLIFALDSIPAIFGLTKSPFIVFTANIFALMGLRQLYFLLGGLMERLIYLKHALSIILAFIGFKLIFHAMHENELPFINGGQHIEWAPDIPTSFSLIFILGTIVLAVVASLAVSKKREGREATEHQISRTAERVAHQQEVVARREAEAQAQAQAEAAESVEPGKTPEQR, translated from the coding sequence GTGCCTGAACTTCCCCTCTGGTTTGAGGTCGGATCCTTCGTGGTCCTCGGCATCGTCCTCCTCGTCGATCTCCTGATGGTCCTCAAGCGGCCCCACGAACCCTCCATGAAGGAGGCCGGCCTCTGGGTCGGCTTCTACGTCACGCTCGCCCTGGTGTTCGCCGGACTGATGTTCGCGTTCACCGGCGCCGAGTACGGCAGTCAATTCGTGGCCGGCTGGGTCACCGAATACAGCCTGAGCATCGACAACCTGTTCGTCTTCATCATCATCATGGCGCGCTTCTCGGTGCCCCGGAAGTACCAGCAGGAAGCCCTCATGGTGGGCATCATCATCGCGCTCGTCCTGCGTGGCATCTTCATCCTGCTGGGCGCCGTGATCATCGAGCAGTTCTCCTGGGTGTTCTACATCTTCGGCGCCTTCCTCCTCTGGACCGCCTACAACCAGGCCAAGGACGACAGTGAGGATGATGAGGACGGCGGCGACAACCGCCTCGTCCGCTGGTTCTCCAAGATCCTCCCGATGCACAACGAGTTCAACGGCGGCAAGGCCACCGTCAAGATCAACGGCAAGCGTCTCTTCACCCCGATGCTCCTGGTCTTCCTGACCCTCGGCATGACCGACTTGATCTTCGCCCTGGACTCCATCCCCGCGATCTTCGGCCTGACGAAGAGCCCGTTCATCGTGTTCACGGCCAACATCTTCGCGCTCATGGGCCTGCGTCAGCTGTACTTCCTGCTGGGCGGTCTCATGGAGCGGCTCATCTACCTCAAGCACGCGTTGTCGATCATCCTGGCCTTCATCGGCTTCAAGCTGATCTTCCACGCCATGCACGAGAACGAACTGCCGTTCATCAACGGTGGCCAGCACATCGAGTGGGCCCCGGACATCCCCACGTCGTTCTCGTTGATCTTCATCCTCGGCACCATCGTCCTGGCCGTGGTCGCCAGCCTGGCGGTCTCGAAGAAGCGCGAAGGCCGCGAGGCGACCGAGCACCAGATCAGCCGCACGGCCGAGCGCGTGGCGCACCAGCAGGAGGTCGTGGCCCGTCGCGAAGCCGAAGCGCAGGCACAGGCGCAGGCTGAGGCAGCTGAGTCGGTGGAGCCCGGCAAGACGCCTGAGCAGCGCTGA
- a CDS encoding GNAT family N-acetyltransferase, with protein sequence MSRIREATRADVRDIHQMIVDLAVYEKEPDAVRNTPEELEKHLFDGHPAIYAAIAEDDLGRTRGFALWFLNYSTWEGVHGIYLEDLYVKPEARGEGHGKALLTHLASLAVDRGYARVEWSVLDWNEPSIRFYRSLGAVPMDGWSTFRLSGDALQAVGTGEGAPAVTA encoded by the coding sequence ATGAGCCGCATCAGAGAAGCCACCCGTGCAGACGTCCGCGACATCCACCAGATGATCGTGGACCTGGCCGTTTACGAGAAGGAACCGGACGCCGTCCGCAATACGCCGGAGGAGCTGGAGAAGCACCTCTTCGACGGCCACCCCGCCATCTATGCCGCCATCGCGGAGGACGACCTCGGCCGGACCCGCGGTTTCGCGCTCTGGTTCCTGAACTACTCCACGTGGGAGGGCGTCCACGGCATCTACCTGGAGGACCTTTACGTGAAGCCGGAGGCCCGCGGTGAGGGCCACGGCAAGGCCCTCCTGACCCACCTGGCCTCGCTCGCCGTGGACCGCGGCTACGCGCGGGTGGAGTGGAGCGTGCTGGACTGGAACGAGCCGTCCATCCGCTTCTACCGTTCGCTGGGCGCCGTGCCCATGGACGGCTGGTCGACCTTCCGCCTCAGCGGTGACGCGCTGCAGGCCGTCGGGACCGGTGAGGGCGCGCCGGCGGTGACCGCATGA
- a CDS encoding DEAD/DEAH box helicase, which yields MKLLDSLPSTGRLTDDDAYTAFVEWVESRGLSLYPAQDEAALELAGGANVILATPTGSGKSMVAIAAHFYAMSRGERSYYTAPIKALVSEKFFALCDIFGAENVGMVTGDSSVNADAPIICCTAEILANVALREGSEAELGAVIMDEFHFYSDPQRGWAWQVPLLELPQAQFLLMSATLGDVTRFEKGLTDLTGRASVTVSSAERPIPLHFYYGMKPMAETLEELLETRQVPVYVVHFSQLEAIERAQSLMSVNMCTREEKDKIAELIAGFRFSAGFGKTLNRLVRHGIGVHHAGMLPKYRRLVEQLAQAGLLKVICGTDTLGVGINVPIRTVVLTALSKFDGVRTRLLNAREFHQIAGRAGRAGFDTAGTVVVQAPEHTIENAKAMAKAVAKFGEDQKKLRQVVKKKPPEGFVSWGEPTFQRLVASVPEPLSSSFTITHAMLLNLLERPGDPFAATRHLLEANHEPRGRQLELMRKSLGIYRELLAADVVERIPEAERGPDGRSVRLTVHLQDNFALNQPLSPFALAALDLLDPESPSYALDVVSVIESTLDKPRQILAAQLKKAKTDAVAAMKAEGLEYDQRMKALEEVSYPQPLAELLLEAFDTYRRAAPWVGDFELTPKSVVRDMYERAMSFGEFVQYYGLARSEGIVLRYLSDAIKALRQTVPADALREDLEDLIAWLGELVRQVDSSLLDEWEELSNPHDHTEDPLLPPAPPRLTDNVRAFRVMVRNEMFRRVEMFADEDSHALAELDGDAGWHSDRWEDALDDYFDEHDDISTGADARGPQLLLITEHRDRWDVRQIFADPAGNHDWGISAVVDLAASDEAGSAVIKVVDVNRL from the coding sequence GTGAAGCTCCTTGACAGTCTCCCCTCCACCGGCCGCCTGACCGATGACGACGCGTACACGGCTTTCGTCGAGTGGGTCGAGTCGCGGGGGCTGTCCCTCTACCCCGCGCAGGACGAGGCGGCCCTGGAGCTGGCGGGCGGCGCGAACGTCATCCTCGCCACCCCCACCGGGTCCGGCAAGTCGATGGTCGCCATCGCCGCGCACTTCTACGCGATGTCCCGCGGTGAACGCAGCTACTACACCGCCCCGATCAAGGCCCTGGTCTCCGAGAAGTTCTTCGCGCTCTGCGACATCTTCGGCGCGGAGAACGTCGGCATGGTCACGGGCGACTCCTCCGTGAATGCCGACGCGCCCATCATCTGCTGCACCGCCGAGATCCTGGCCAACGTCGCGCTCCGCGAAGGCTCAGAAGCCGAGCTCGGCGCCGTGATCATGGACGAGTTCCACTTCTACTCGGACCCTCAGCGCGGCTGGGCCTGGCAGGTCCCTCTCCTGGAGCTGCCCCAGGCGCAGTTCCTCCTCATGTCCGCGACGCTCGGCGACGTCACGCGCTTCGAGAAGGGACTCACCGACCTCACCGGGCGCGCCTCGGTGACCGTGAGCTCCGCCGAGCGGCCCATCCCGCTGCACTTCTACTACGGCATGAAACCCATGGCCGAAACCCTGGAAGAGCTGCTGGAGACCCGTCAGGTCCCCGTCTACGTGGTGCACTTCAGCCAGCTGGAGGCCATCGAGCGCGCGCAGAGCCTCATGAGCGTCAACATGTGCACGCGCGAGGAGAAGGACAAGATCGCCGAGCTCATCGCGGGATTCCGGTTCTCCGCGGGCTTCGGCAAGACCTTGAACCGGCTGGTCCGGCACGGGATCGGCGTGCACCACGCCGGAATGCTGCCCAAGTACCGCCGCCTGGTGGAGCAGCTCGCCCAGGCGGGTCTGCTGAAGGTCATCTGCGGCACGGACACGCTCGGCGTCGGCATCAATGTGCCCATCCGCACCGTGGTGCTCACGGCGCTCAGCAAGTTCGACGGCGTGCGCACCCGCCTGCTCAACGCGCGCGAGTTCCACCAGATCGCGGGCCGTGCGGGTCGTGCCGGCTTCGACACCGCCGGGACGGTGGTGGTTCAGGCGCCGGAGCACACGATCGAGAACGCCAAGGCGATGGCCAAAGCCGTGGCGAAGTTCGGCGAAGATCAGAAGAAGCTCCGCCAGGTGGTCAAGAAGAAGCCGCCGGAGGGGTTCGTCTCCTGGGGCGAGCCGACCTTCCAGCGCCTGGTCGCTTCCGTCCCGGAGCCGCTCTCCTCCAGTTTCACCATCACCCATGCGATGCTGCTCAACCTGCTGGAACGTCCGGGCGACCCGTTCGCGGCCACGCGGCACCTGCTGGAGGCGAACCACGAGCCTCGCGGCCGGCAGTTGGAGCTCATGCGGAAGTCGCTCGGCATCTACCGCGAACTGCTCGCCGCGGACGTCGTCGAGCGGATCCCCGAGGCCGAACGCGGACCGGACGGACGTTCGGTCCGGCTCACGGTCCACCTGCAGGACAACTTCGCCCTCAACCAGCCGCTCTCCCCCTTCGCGCTGGCCGCGCTGGACCTCCTGGACCCGGAGTCGCCGTCGTACGCCCTGGACGTCGTCTCGGTCATCGAGTCCACGCTCGACAAGCCCCGTCAGATCCTCGCCGCCCAGTTGAAGAAGGCGAAGACGGACGCCGTCGCCGCCATGAAGGCCGAGGGACTGGAGTACGACCAGCGGATGAAGGCCCTTGAGGAGGTCAGCTACCCCCAGCCCCTGGCGGAGCTGCTGCTCGAGGCGTTCGACACGTACCGGCGCGCGGCCCCCTGGGTCGGGGACTTCGAGCTGACTCCGAAGTCGGTGGTCCGCGACATGTACGAACGAGCCATGAGTTTCGGCGAGTTCGTGCAGTACTACGGTCTCGCACGCAGCGAGGGCATCGTGCTGCGGTACCTCAGTGACGCCATCAAGGCCCTGCGCCAGACGGTCCCCGCCGACGCCTTGCGGGAGGATCTCGAAGACCTCATCGCCTGGCTCGGCGAGCTCGTGCGACAGGTCGACTCGAGCCTCCTGGACGAGTGGGAGGAACTGAGCAACCCCCACGATCACACCGAGGATCCGCTCCTGCCGCCCGCGCCGCCCCGTCTGACCGACAATGTGCGCGCGTTCCGGGTCATGGTCCGCAATGAGATGTTCCGGCGCGTGGAAATGTTCGCGGACGAGGACTCGCACGCCCTGGCTGAGCTCGACGGCGACGCCGGCTGGCACTCCGACCGCTGGGAGGACGCCCTGGACGACTACTTCGACGAGCACGACGACATCAGCACGGGCGCCGATGCCCGCGGCCCACAACTGCTCCTCATCACCGAGCACCGGGATCGCTGGGACGTCCGCCAGATCTTCGCCGACCCTGCGGGCAATCATGACTGGGGCATCTCCGCGGTCGTGGACCTGGCGGCCTCGGATGAAGCCGGCAGCGCCGTGATCAAGGTCGTGGACGTGAACCGGCTCTGA
- a CDS encoding RidA family protein, producing MDITILQPEGLVKSPAFSHVAIVPPGATTLYVGGQNGVDETGRVVSDDAAEQSLRAVENARVALEAAGAGLADVVQWTVLIQADADLRAAYGAIAPLLAREGAPPLVTAALVAGLGVPGALIEVSAVAAVVR from the coding sequence ATGGACATCACCATCCTGCAGCCAGAGGGCCTCGTGAAGAGCCCCGCCTTCAGTCATGTCGCCATCGTTCCGCCCGGAGCGACCACCCTTTACGTCGGCGGCCAGAACGGGGTGGACGAGACCGGCCGCGTCGTCTCCGACGATGCCGCGGAGCAGTCGCTCCGCGCCGTGGAGAATGCCCGGGTCGCCCTGGAGGCGGCCGGCGCCGGGCTGGCCGACGTGGTGCAGTGGACCGTGCTGATTCAGGCCGACGCCGATCTGCGCGCCGCGTATGGCGCGATCGCTCCGCTGCTCGCCCGGGAGGGCGCCCCTCCCCTGGTGACAGCGGCTCTTGTCGCGGGGCTGGGTGTGCCCGGAGCCCTCATCGAAGTCAGTGCGGTGGCCGCCGTCGTGCGGTGA